From the Ciconia boyciana chromosome 24, ASM3463844v1, whole genome shotgun sequence genome, one window contains:
- the GNA11 gene encoding guanine nucleotide-binding protein subunit alpha-11 — MTLESMMACCLSDEVKESKRINAEIEKQLRRDKRDARRELKLLLLGTGESGKSTFIKQMRIIHGSGYSEEDKKGFTKLVYQNIFTAMQSMIRAMETLKILYKYEQNKANAVLIREVDVEKVMTFEQPYVSAIKTLWNDPGIQECYDRRREYQLSDSAKYYLSDVDRIATPGYLPTQQDVLRVRVPTTGIIEYPFDLENIIFRMVDVGGQRSERRKWIHCFENVTSIMFLVALSEYDQVLVESDNENRMEESKALFRTIITYPWFQNSSVILFLNKKDLLEDKILYSHLVDYFPEFDGPQRDAQAAREFILKMFVDLNPDSDKIIYSHFTCATDTENIRFVFAAVKDTILQLNLKEYNLV, encoded by the exons ATGACTCTGGAGTCCATGATGGCCTGTTGCCTGAGCGACGAGGTGAAGGAGTCGAAGCGCATCAACGCCGAGATCGAGAAGCAGCTGCGGAGGGACAAGCGCGACGCCCGCCGCgagctgaagctgctgctgctgg gcACGGGGGAGAGTGGAAAAAGCACGTTCATTAAGCAAATGCGTATAATTCATGGCTCAGGCTACTCTGAAGAGGACAAAAAAGGCTTCACCAAGCTGGTGTACCAAAACATCTTCACTGCCATGCAGTCTATGATCAGGGCCATGGAAACCCTGAAGATTCTGTACAAATATGAACAGAACAAG GCCAATGCAGTGCTGATCCGGGAAGTGGATGTAGAAAAGGTCATGACATTTGAGCAGCCATATGTAAGTGCAATTAAAACATTGTGGAACGACCCTGGAATACAAGAGTGTTATGACAGGAGAAGAGAATATCAGCTTTCCGACTCAGCTAAGTA CTATCTTAGCGACGTGGATCGTATTGCTACCCCAGGATATCTACCAACTCAGCAAGATGTGCTACGGGTTAGAGTTCCTACAACCGGTATCATAGAGTACCCCTTTGACCTAGAGAATATTATCTTCAG AATGGTGGATGTTGGAGGTCAAAGATCAGAACGAAGGAAGTGGATccattgctttgaaaatgtgactTCCATCATGTTTTTAGTAGCACTTAGTGAATATGACCAAGTTCTGGTGGAATCTGATAACGAG aacCGGATGGAAGAGAGTAAAGCTCTCTTTCGAACCATTATCACTTATCCATGGTTCCAAAACTCTTCTGTTATCCTCTTTCTCAACAAGAAAGATCTGTTGGAAGACAAGATCCTATATTCCCACCTTGTTGACTATTTCCCAGAGTTTGATG GCCCACAGAGGGATGCACAGGCAGCCCGTGAGTTCATTCTCAAGATGTTTGTGGATTTAAATCCAGACAGCGATAAAATCATCTATTCTCACTTCACGTGTGccacagacacagaaaacatcCGTTTCGTCTTTGCAGCTGTCAAGGACACCATCCTACAGCTCAACCTGAAGGAGTACAACCTGGTTtga